DNA from Candidatus Methylomirabilota bacterium:
CGCGGGTCTACCTCGTGAACTTCCAGGACTACGCGGCGATGAATGGCGTCTATGTCACCTACTTCAAGGCCGGGCGGCTACCCGGTCGCACCTGCGTCGGCGTCACCGGGCTAGCCCTGGGCGCCCTCGTCGAGATCGACCTGATCGTCAAGCTGTAACAGAGACCGCCCCTACTCTACTCAGTCCTCGCCTCGCGACCTTGGCGCTCAGCTCGAACGGCGGCCCTCTCCCCTGAGGGGAGAGGGATGATTTGATTTTCCTCTGGCAGAGACTTCTATCCCTCTCCCCCATCGGGGGAGAGGGGTAGGGTGAGGGGGCGATTGCGGCTACCGGTGCTATTCGAGCTCCAGGGTGATGGGGCAGTGGTCGGAGCCCAGGACGTGGGGCAGGATGGTCGCGCCCTTGACGCGACCGCGAAGGTCGTCAGAGACGAAGAAGTAGTCGATGCGCCATCCGAGATTGCGCGCCCGCGCCCCGCTCCTCATGTCCCACCAGGTATAGTGCCCCGGCTCGGCGACAAAGATCCGGAAGGTGTCGTGATAGCCGTGGGCGATGAGCTTGGAGACCCACTCACGCTCGACGGCCATGAAGCCCGGCGTGTTCTCGTTTTCCTTGGGCCGGGCGATGTCGATCTCCGTATGCGCCGTGTTGACATCGCCGCAGGTGATAACGCCCTTGCCGGCCTTCCGCAGCCGCTCCGTGAGCTCGAGGAACTCGTCGTAGAACTTGAGCTTGTGCGCCAGCCGC
Protein-coding regions in this window:
- a CDS encoding RidA family protein — encoded protein: RVYLVNFQDYAAMNGVYVTYFKAGRLPGRTCVGVTGLALGALVEIDLIVKL
- a CDS encoding exodeoxyribonuclease III → MKLISWNINGIRAAWKKGFLDFVTAEEPDILCVQETKIQHEQLTPEMKEMGGYRSFWSMAEKKGYSGVATYSKLEPLAVQTSFGSPALDVEGRMVHTEFPDFHLVNVYFPNSGMGPERLAHKLKFYDEFLELTERLRKAGKGVITCGDVNTAHTEIDIARPKENENTPGFMAVEREWVSKLIAHGYHDTFRIFVAEPGHYTWWDMRSGARARNLGWRIDYFFVSDDLRGRVKGATILPHVLGSDHCPITLELE